One window of the Shimwellia blattae DSM 4481 = NBRC 105725 genome contains the following:
- the leuA gene encoding 2-isopropylmalate synthase, whose translation MSQQVIIFDTTLRDGEQALQASLSVKEKLQIALALERMGIDVMEVGFPVSSPGDFESVQTIARNIKNSRVCGLARCVEKDIDVAAESLRVAEAFRIHTFIATSPMHIATKLRSTLDEVIERAVYMVKRARNYTDDVEFSCEDAGRTPIADLAWVVEAAISAGATTINIPDTVGYTMPFEFSNIISGLYQRVPNIDKAIISVHTHDDLGMAVGNAIAAVHAGARQVEGTINGIGERAGNCSLEEVIMAIKVRKDIMGVHTNTRHNEIWRTSQTVSQLCNMPIPANKAVVGAGAFAHSSGIHQDGVLKNRENYEIMTPESIGLNQVQLNLTSRSGRAAVKHRMEEMGYKESDYNMDDLYDAFLKLADKKGQVFDYDLEALAFINKQQEEPEHFRLDYFNVQSGSSVVSTATVQLACGDEVKSEACTGNGPVDAVYQAIHRITGYDVELVTYQLGAKGQGKNALGQVDIVVNYQGRRFHGIGLATDIVESSAKAMVHVLNNIWRAGEVEKELQRKAEKESNQETV comes from the coding sequence ATGAGCCAGCAAGTCATTATTTTCGATACGACATTACGTGATGGTGAACAGGCACTGCAGGCCAGCCTGAGTGTGAAGGAAAAACTGCAAATTGCGCTGGCCCTGGAGCGGATGGGCATTGACGTGATGGAAGTGGGTTTTCCGGTCTCTTCACCGGGTGATTTTGAGTCCGTTCAGACCATTGCCCGCAACATCAAAAACAGCCGGGTGTGTGGCCTGGCACGCTGTGTGGAAAAAGATATCGACGTGGCAGCAGAGTCATTACGCGTCGCAGAGGCGTTTCGCATCCACACGTTTATCGCCACCTCACCCATGCATATCGCCACCAAATTACGCAGCACCCTGGACGAGGTGATTGAGCGCGCGGTGTATATGGTGAAGCGGGCGCGTAATTATACCGACGATGTCGAATTCTCCTGTGAAGATGCCGGTCGTACCCCCATTGCCGATCTGGCCTGGGTTGTGGAGGCGGCCATCAGCGCGGGTGCCACCACCATCAATATCCCGGACACCGTGGGCTACACCATGCCGTTTGAGTTCTCAAACATCATTAGCGGCCTGTACCAGCGGGTGCCGAATATCGATAAAGCCATCATCTCAGTGCATACCCATGACGATCTGGGCATGGCGGTGGGCAACGCAATCGCCGCCGTGCACGCAGGCGCACGCCAGGTTGAAGGCACCATTAACGGCATTGGCGAGCGCGCCGGTAACTGCTCACTGGAAGAAGTGATCATGGCTATCAAAGTGCGCAAAGACATTATGGGCGTGCACACCAATACCCGGCATAACGAAATCTGGCGCACCAGCCAGACAGTAAGCCAGCTGTGCAATATGCCGATTCCGGCCAACAAAGCGGTGGTTGGCGCCGGTGCCTTTGCCCACTCTTCGGGTATCCACCAGGACGGGGTACTGAAAAACCGCGAAAACTACGAAATCATGACCCCGGAGTCCATCGGCCTGAACCAGGTGCAACTGAACCTGACCTCCCGATCAGGGCGTGCGGCAGTGAAACACCGCATGGAGGAAATGGGCTATAAGGAAAGTGACTACAACATGGACGACCTGTACGACGCGTTCCTGAAGCTGGCCGACAAAAAAGGCCAGGTATTTGATTACGATTTAGAAGCGCTGGCCTTTATTAATAAACAGCAGGAAGAGCCGGAGCATTTCCGTCTGGACTACTTCAATGTGCAGTCAGGCTCCAGCGTGGTCTCCACCGCGACAGTACAACTGGCCTGCGGCGATGAAGTGAAATCTGAAGCCTGCACCGGCAACGGCCCGGTGGATGCGGTCTACCAGGCTATCCACCGGATCACCGGCTACGACGTAGAGCTGGTCACCTACCAGTTAGGCGCCAAAGGCCAGGGTAAAAACGCCCTCGGCCAGGTCGATATTGTGGTCAATTACCAGGGCCGCCGTTTCCACGGTATTGGCCTGGCAACCGACATTGTTGAATCCTCCGCCAAGGCCATGGTGCATGTCCTGAACAATATCTGGCGCGCAGGGGAAGTCGAAAAAGAATTACAACGTAAAGCTGAAAAAGAATCCAACCAGGAAACCGTGTGA
- the leuB gene encoding 3-isopropylmalate dehydrogenase: protein MSKTHHIAVLAGDGIGPEIMAQALKVLDAVRERFGMRITTSQYDVGGAAIDNHGTPLPAATIEGCEKADAILFGSVGGPKWEHLPPNDQPERGALLPLRKHFRLFSNLRPARLYQGLEEFCPLRADIAGRGFDILCVRELTGGIYFGQPKGREGSGQHEKAFDTEVYHRFEIERIARIAFEAARKRGSKVTSIDKANVLQTSLLWREIVTEMGKAYPDVALNHMYIDNATMQLIKDPGQFDVMLCSNLFGDILSDECAMITGSMGMLPSASLNDQGFGLYEPAGGSAPDIAGKDIANPVAQILSLALLLRYSLNAEEAARAIELAVNQALENGVRTADLARDSAAVGTSEMGDIIARYVAQGV from the coding sequence ATGTCAAAGACTCATCATATTGCAGTATTAGCCGGTGACGGCATCGGCCCTGAGATCATGGCTCAGGCATTAAAAGTGCTGGACGCCGTGCGCGAGCGCTTCGGTATGCGCATCACCACCAGCCAGTATGACGTGGGCGGCGCCGCGATTGATAACCACGGCACCCCGCTGCCGGCGGCAACCATTGAAGGCTGTGAAAAAGCGGATGCCATCCTGTTTGGCTCCGTGGGCGGCCCGAAATGGGAACACCTGCCGCCTAACGACCAGCCGGAGCGCGGTGCGCTGCTGCCGCTGCGCAAACATTTCCGCCTGTTCAGTAACCTGCGCCCGGCCCGGCTCTACCAGGGGCTGGAGGAGTTCTGCCCGCTGCGTGCGGATATTGCCGGGCGGGGCTTTGATATTCTGTGCGTGCGCGAGCTGACCGGCGGCATCTACTTTGGCCAGCCCAAAGGCCGCGAAGGCAGCGGCCAGCATGAAAAAGCCTTCGATACGGAGGTTTACCATCGCTTCGAAATCGAACGCATTGCCCGTATCGCCTTTGAGGCCGCCCGCAAACGCGGCAGTAAAGTCACCTCAATTGATAAAGCCAACGTGCTGCAAACCTCGCTGCTGTGGCGTGAAATTGTCACCGAGATGGGGAAAGCCTACCCGGACGTGGCCCTGAACCATATGTATATCGATAACGCCACCATGCAGCTGATAAAAGATCCTGGCCAGTTTGACGTCATGCTCTGCTCTAACCTGTTCGGGGATATTCTGTCTGACGAATGCGCCATGATCACCGGCTCCATGGGGATGCTGCCCTCTGCCAGCCTCAACGATCAGGGGTTTGGCCTGTATGAGCCTGCCGGTGGCTCCGCCCCGGATATTGCCGGTAAAGATATTGCCAACCCGGTGGCCCAGATCCTCTCCCTGGCCCTGCTGCTGCGCTACAGCCTGAACGCCGAAGAGGCGGCCCGGGCGATTGAGCTGGCGGTAAACCAGGCGCTGGAAAACGGCGTGCGTACCGCCGATCTGGCCCGGGATTCTGCGGCTGTCGGAACATCTGAAATGGGCGATATCATTGCCCGCTATGTGGCTCAGGGGGTGTAA
- the leuC gene encoding 3-isopropylmalate dehydratase large subunit: MARTLYEKLFDAHIVHEAPNETPLLYIDRHLVHEVTSPQAFDGLRAHGRKLRQPGKTFATMDHNVSTQTKDINASGEMARIQMQELIKNCQEFGVELYDLNHQYQGIVHVMGPEQGITLPGMTIVCGDSHTATHGAFGALAFGIGTSEVEHVMATQTLKQGRAKTMKIEVTGRAAPGITAKDIVLAIIGKTGSAGGTGHVVEFCGPAIEALSMEGRMTLCNMAIEMGAKAGLVAPDATTFAYVKGRQHAPKGADFDAAVAWWETLKTDDGARFDTVVTLDAADIAPQVTWGTNPGQVISVNEAIPDPASFSDPVERASAEKALAYMDLKPGIPLTDVAIDKVFIGSCTNSRIEDLRAAAEVAKGRKVAPGVQAMVVPGSGPVKAQAEAEGLDKIFIAAGFEWRLPGCSMCLAMNNDRLNPGERCASTSNRNFEGRQGRGGRTHLVSPAMAAAAAVAGHFADIRTLK, from the coding sequence ATGGCCAGAACATTGTATGAAAAGTTGTTTGATGCCCATATCGTCCATGAGGCTCCCAACGAAACTCCGTTACTGTACATTGACCGCCACCTGGTCCATGAGGTGACCTCTCCCCAGGCGTTTGACGGCCTGCGCGCCCACGGGCGCAAACTGCGCCAGCCCGGGAAAACTTTCGCCACCATGGACCATAACGTCTCTACCCAGACCAAAGACATCAACGCCAGCGGTGAAATGGCCCGCATCCAGATGCAGGAGCTGATTAAAAACTGCCAGGAGTTCGGTGTTGAGCTCTACGATCTGAACCATCAATATCAGGGTATCGTCCACGTGATGGGCCCGGAACAGGGGATCACCCTGCCGGGAATGACGATTGTTTGTGGGGACTCACACACCGCCACCCACGGTGCATTCGGGGCGCTGGCCTTCGGTATCGGCACCTCAGAAGTGGAGCACGTGATGGCCACCCAGACCCTGAAACAGGGCCGGGCGAAGACCATGAAAATTGAGGTCACGGGGCGTGCAGCCCCGGGGATCACCGCCAAAGATATCGTGCTGGCGATCATCGGTAAAACCGGCAGCGCCGGGGGCACCGGCCATGTGGTGGAGTTCTGCGGCCCGGCCATTGAGGCACTGAGCATGGAAGGCCGGATGACCCTGTGCAATATGGCCATTGAGATGGGCGCCAAAGCGGGCCTGGTTGCCCCGGATGCCACCACATTTGCCTATGTCAAAGGCCGCCAGCACGCGCCCAAAGGTGCCGATTTCGACGCCGCCGTCGCCTGGTGGGAAACCCTGAAAACTGACGATGGCGCCCGGTTTGACACCGTCGTGACCCTGGATGCAGCCGACATTGCCCCCCAGGTTACCTGGGGGACCAACCCCGGCCAGGTAATTTCCGTTAACGAGGCCATTCCGGACCCGGCCTCCTTCAGTGACCCGGTAGAGCGCGCCTCTGCCGAAAAAGCCCTGGCCTATATGGATCTGAAGCCCGGGATCCCGCTGACCGATGTCGCCATCGACAAGGTGTTTATTGGCTCCTGTACTAACTCGCGCATTGAGGATTTACGCGCCGCCGCCGAAGTGGCAAAAGGCCGTAAAGTGGCCCCGGGGGTGCAGGCCATGGTGGTGCCGGGCTCCGGTCCGGTCAAAGCCCAGGCTGAAGCCGAAGGGCTGGACAAGATCTTCATTGCGGCCGGTTTCGAATGGCGCCTGCCGGGCTGCTCCATGTGCCTGGCGATGAACAACGATCGTCTGAACCCGGGGGAGCGCTGCGCCTCCACCAGTAACCGTAATTTTGAAGGCCGCCAGGGGCGCGGCGGGCGCACCCATCTGGTCAGCCCGGCCATGGCCGCTGCCGCGGCCGTCGCAGGTCATTTTGCCGATATCCGTACGCTGAAATAA
- the leuD gene encoding 3-isopropylmalate dehydratase small subunit, which yields MAEKFIRHTGLVAPLDAANVDTDAIIPKQFLQKVTRTGFGAHLFNDWRFLDDKGQQPNPEFVLNYPQYQGASILLARENFGCGSSREHAPWALTDYGFRVVIAPSFADIFYGNAFNNQLLPVKLSEAEVDELFTLVTTHPGITFTVDLEAMEVHAGEKTYPFTLDSFRRHCMLNGLDSIGLTLQHDAAIAAYEQQQPAFMR from the coding sequence ATGGCAGAGAAATTTATCCGGCACACCGGTCTGGTGGCCCCGCTGGACGCGGCAAACGTCGATACCGATGCAATCATTCCTAAGCAGTTTCTGCAAAAGGTGACCCGCACCGGTTTCGGGGCACATCTGTTTAACGACTGGCGCTTTCTGGACGATAAAGGCCAGCAGCCCAACCCGGAGTTCGTCCTGAACTACCCTCAGTATCAGGGGGCCTCTATTCTGCTGGCCCGGGAAAACTTTGGCTGTGGCTCCTCCCGCGAGCACGCCCCCTGGGCGCTGACTGACTACGGTTTCCGGGTGGTGATTGCCCCGAGCTTTGCCGATATCTTCTACGGCAACGCGTTTAACAACCAGTTACTGCCGGTGAAACTGAGCGAGGCCGAAGTGGACGAGCTGTTCACCCTGGTCACGACCCATCCGGGGATCACCTTCACCGTGGATCTGGAGGCGATGGAGGTCCACGCCGGGGAGAAAACCTACCCCTTCACGCTGGATAGCTTCCGCCGCCACTGCATGCTGAACGGCCTGGACAGCATTGGCCTGACCCTGCAGCACGACGCGGCCATCGCCGCCTACGAGCAGCAACAACCGGCGTTTATGCGCTAA
- the sgrT gene encoding glucose uptake inhibitor SgrT: MKSAAMAFWKDYFVATHTANRSWLARLSVQQRLQTLDYLMQWELNGTEAAVSPAVKDNGEPAGSLCY; encoded by the coding sequence ATGAAATCAGCGGCGATGGCGTTCTGGAAAGACTATTTTGTGGCAACGCACACAGCAAACCGCTCATGGCTGGCCCGCCTGAGTGTTCAGCAGCGTTTGCAGACTCTGGATTATCTTATGCAGTGGGAGCTGAATGGCACTGAGGCTGCCGTTTCCCCGGCCGTGAAGGACAACGGGGAGCCCGCGGGAAGTTTGTGTTACTGA
- the sgrR gene encoding HTH-type transcriptional regulator SgrR → MSSSRLQQQFIRLWQCCDGQDRLVTLSELAALLSCSRRHMRTLLNSMQDKGWLTWQAEAGRGKRSRLAFIYTGLSLQQQRAEDLLEQDRIDQLVDIVGDKAAVRQMLLSHLGRSFRQGRHILRVLYYRPLLNLLPGTALRRSETHIARQIFNGLTRINEENGELEADIAHHWQQLTPLHWRFYLRPGIHFHHGRELEMDDVISALQRITALPLYAHITGVSSATPWTLDITLSQPDRWLPWLVASTSAMILPREWPSVNGFASRPFGTGPYSVERNNRNQLQIRAFEDYFGFRALIDEVNIWVLADLSDDQTCGVQLQTTSHSSPDNQKSFESRLEEGCYYLLFDKRSPTAQRPDVRRWVSQVLSPVNLIAHADPQYQRYWFPAWGLLPRWHHAPQTPHTPKPAGLSTLTITYYREHAEHQLIARIMATLLAAHGVTLHIRETDYPDWHQGEESSDIWLNSANFTLPLEFSLFAHLFDIPLLQRCIERDWQGDARRWRAGELDLPAWCQQLLAEQQIVPLIHHWLTIEGQRSMRGVRMNTLGWFDFKSAWFAPPEP, encoded by the coding sequence ATGTCCTCCAGTCGTCTGCAACAGCAGTTTATTCGTCTCTGGCAGTGTTGTGATGGCCAGGACCGCCTGGTCACCCTCAGCGAGCTGGCCGCCCTGCTCAGTTGCTCCCGCCGCCATATGCGCACCCTGCTCAACAGCATGCAGGATAAAGGCTGGCTCACCTGGCAGGCCGAAGCGGGCCGCGGTAAGCGCTCCCGGCTCGCCTTTATTTACACCGGCCTGAGCCTGCAACAGCAGCGGGCGGAAGATCTGCTCGAACAGGACCGGATCGACCAGCTGGTGGATATCGTGGGCGATAAGGCCGCCGTCCGCCAGATGCTGCTCTCCCACCTCGGGCGCAGCTTTCGCCAGGGGCGCCATATTCTGCGGGTGCTGTACTACCGCCCGCTGCTTAACCTGCTGCCCGGTACGGCCCTGCGCCGTTCAGAAACCCATATCGCCCGGCAGATCTTCAACGGCCTGACCCGGATAAATGAGGAAAACGGGGAACTGGAAGCGGATATTGCCCACCACTGGCAGCAGTTAACGCCGCTGCACTGGCGCTTTTATCTGCGCCCGGGGATCCACTTTCACCACGGGCGGGAACTGGAAATGGACGATGTCATCAGCGCCCTGCAGCGCATTACGGCCCTGCCCCTGTATGCCCATATTACCGGGGTGAGCTCAGCTACCCCCTGGACACTGGATATCACGCTCAGCCAGCCAGACCGCTGGCTGCCGTGGCTGGTGGCCAGCACCAGCGCGATGATCCTGCCCCGGGAGTGGCCCTCCGTGAACGGTTTTGCCAGCCGCCCCTTCGGCACCGGCCCCTACTCGGTGGAGCGCAATAACCGCAACCAGCTACAAATCCGCGCCTTTGAGGACTACTTCGGCTTCCGGGCGCTGATTGATGAGGTCAATATCTGGGTATTAGCGGATCTCAGCGATGATCAAACCTGCGGGGTGCAACTCCAGACCACCAGCCACTCGTCACCCGATAACCAAAAATCCTTCGAAAGCCGCCTGGAAGAGGGCTGCTATTATCTGCTGTTTGACAAGCGCTCCCCCACGGCGCAGCGCCCTGACGTGCGCCGCTGGGTAAGCCAGGTGCTCTCCCCGGTGAACCTGATAGCCCACGCAGACCCCCAGTACCAGCGCTACTGGTTTCCGGCCTGGGGGCTTCTGCCGCGCTGGCACCATGCCCCCCAGACGCCCCATACCCCAAAACCCGCCGGGCTGAGCACGCTGACCATCACCTACTACCGGGAGCACGCAGAGCACCAGCTTATTGCCCGGATCATGGCCACACTGCTGGCCGCCCACGGGGTTACGCTGCATATCCGGGAGACGGACTATCCGGACTGGCACCAGGGTGAAGAGAGCAGCGATATCTGGCTTAACAGCGCGAATTTCACCCTGCCGCTGGAGTTCTCCCTGTTCGCCCATCTGTTTGATATCCCTCTGCTACAGCGCTGTATTGAGCGCGACTGGCAGGGCGATGCCCGGCGCTGGCGTGCCGGTGAGCTGGATCTGCCCGCCTGGTGCCAGCAACTGCTGGCAGAGCAACAGATAGTGCCGCTTATCCACCACTGGCTGACTATCGAGGGGCAGCGCAGTATGCGCGGCGTGCGGATGAACACCCTCGGCTGGTTTGACTTTAAATCCGCCTGGTTTGCCCCGCCGGAGCCGTAA
- the thiB gene encoding thiamine ABC transporter substrate binding subunit, producing the protein MLKRLLPLLLLLCAPAMAKPLLTVYTYDSFAAEWGPGPAVKKAFEARCGCELKFVALEDGVSLLNRLRMEGKNSKADVVLGLDNNLLEAATRTGLFAPSGVDNTVFTLPGGWHNTTFVPYDYGYFAFVYDKNKLKNPPQSLRELVESPEKWRVIYQDPRTSTPGLGLLLWMQKVYGAEAPAAWQKLARKTVTVTKGWSEAYGLFLKGESDLVLSYTTSPAYHLIAEKKSSYAAARFSEGHYLQVEVAGRLAGSKQPALAEEFMQFIATPAFQNTIPAGNWMYPVTSVALPAEFNALMKPASALEFTPAEVARQRSDWINAWQRAVSR; encoded by the coding sequence GTGCTTAAACGACTCCTTCCGCTCCTGCTGCTGCTCTGCGCACCGGCCATGGCGAAGCCGCTACTCACGGTCTATACCTATGACTCCTTTGCTGCCGAATGGGGCCCGGGCCCGGCGGTGAAAAAAGCCTTTGAAGCCCGGTGCGGGTGTGAGCTTAAATTTGTCGCCCTGGAGGACGGGGTCTCGCTGCTTAACCGCCTGCGCATGGAGGGGAAAAACAGCAAAGCGGATGTTGTACTCGGGCTGGATAACAACCTGCTGGAGGCGGCCACCCGCACCGGGTTGTTTGCACCGTCCGGGGTGGATAACACGGTATTCACCCTCCCCGGCGGCTGGCACAACACCACGTTTGTCCCCTATGACTACGGCTATTTCGCCTTTGTGTACGATAAAAACAAACTCAAAAACCCGCCGCAAAGCCTGCGTGAGCTGGTAGAGAGCCCGGAAAAATGGCGGGTAATTTACCAGGATCCGCGCACCAGCACCCCGGGGCTTGGCCTGCTACTGTGGATGCAAAAAGTCTATGGCGCAGAGGCCCCCGCCGCCTGGCAAAAACTGGCGCGCAAGACGGTCACCGTCACCAAAGGCTGGAGCGAAGCCTACGGCCTGTTCCTCAAAGGAGAGAGCGATCTGGTGCTGAGCTATACCACCTCACCGGCTTACCATCTGATTGCTGAAAAAAAATCCAGTTATGCCGCCGCCCGTTTCAGCGAAGGGCACTACTTACAAGTTGAGGTCGCAGGCCGCCTGGCAGGCAGTAAACAGCCCGCCCTGGCGGAAGAATTTATGCAGTTTATTGCCACCCCGGCATTCCAGAACACCATTCCTGCCGGTAACTGGATGTACCCGGTGACCTCTGTCGCCCTGCCTGCGGAATTTAACGCGCTGATGAAACCGGCCAGCGCACTGGAATTCACCCCGGCGGAAGTGGCCCGCCAGCGCAGCGACTGGATCAACGCATGGCAACGCGCCGTCAGCCGCTGA
- the thiP gene encoding thiamine/thiamine pyrophosphate ABC transporter permease ThiP, with translation MATRRQPLSLLPGWLLPGLLAAGLVLGIALAAFTTLWLSAPQSDPGHLLQDSYLWHVVRFSFWQALLSALCSVLPAIALARALSRRRFPGRTLLLRLCAMTLVLPVLVAVFGLLTVYGREGWLATLFTRLGLEWHFSPYGLGGILLAHVFFNLPLATRLLLQALEQIPPEQRLLAAQLGMGSGAFFRLVEWPWLRRQILPVAALVFMLCFASFATVLALGGGPRATTIELAIYQALSFDYDPGKAALLALLQMGCCLGLMLLSQRFSPSLPAGTPQPPVWRNPGDSLLSRCTDSLLILLALLLLLPPLLAVISDGLNRDLLPVLGSAVLWQALGTSLRIALGAGLLCVLLTMMLLWSARELRLRQHILAGQCLELSGMLILAMPGIVLATGFFLLCSQTTGLPQHPDGIVILTNALMAIPYAMKVLENPMRDMAGRYSRLCQSLGLHGLQRLWWIEMRALSRPLAQALAFACVLSIGDFGVVALFGSDDFRTLPFWLYQQMGAYRGQQGAVTALILLLLCFLLFSLIERFGERHANAE, from the coding sequence ATGGCAACGCGCCGTCAGCCGCTGAGTCTTCTCCCCGGCTGGCTGCTGCCCGGGCTGCTGGCCGCCGGGCTGGTGCTGGGGATAGCCCTGGCGGCGTTCACCACCCTGTGGCTCAGCGCCCCCCAAAGCGACCCCGGCCACCTCCTGCAGGACAGTTACCTGTGGCATGTGGTGCGTTTTTCTTTCTGGCAGGCGCTGCTCTCCGCCCTGTGCTCGGTGCTGCCCGCCATTGCCCTGGCCCGAGCCCTGAGCCGCCGCCGCTTCCCCGGGCGCACGCTGCTGCTGCGTTTATGCGCCATGACCCTGGTATTACCAGTGCTGGTGGCGGTGTTCGGGCTGCTGACCGTCTATGGCCGGGAAGGCTGGCTGGCCACGCTGTTTACCCGGCTTGGGCTGGAGTGGCACTTCTCACCCTACGGGCTGGGGGGCATTTTGCTGGCCCATGTCTTCTTTAACCTGCCGCTGGCTACCCGCCTGCTGTTACAGGCCCTGGAGCAGATCCCGCCAGAGCAACGCCTGCTGGCCGCCCAGTTAGGCATGGGGAGCGGGGCGTTCTTCCGGCTGGTTGAGTGGCCCTGGCTGCGCCGCCAGATCCTGCCGGTTGCGGCCCTCGTCTTTATGCTCTGCTTCGCCAGCTTCGCCACGGTACTGGCGCTGGGCGGCGGCCCCCGGGCCACCACCATTGAGCTGGCCATCTACCAGGCGCTCAGTTTTGATTATGATCCGGGTAAAGCCGCACTGCTGGCCCTGCTCCAGATGGGGTGCTGCCTGGGGCTGATGCTGCTCAGCCAGCGTTTTAGTCCGTCGCTACCGGCGGGCACGCCGCAGCCCCCGGTCTGGCGTAACCCCGGGGACAGTCTGCTCAGCCGCTGTACCGACAGCCTGCTGATCCTGCTCGCCCTGCTCCTCCTGCTGCCGCCGCTGCTGGCGGTGATAAGCGATGGTCTGAACCGGGATCTGCTCCCCGTGCTGGGCTCGGCGGTGCTCTGGCAGGCGCTGGGCACATCATTGCGTATCGCCCTTGGTGCCGGGCTGCTGTGCGTGCTGCTGACCATGATGCTGCTGTGGAGCGCCAGAGAGCTGCGCCTGCGCCAGCATATCCTCGCCGGGCAGTGCCTCGAACTTTCCGGCATGCTCATCCTGGCGATGCCGGGTATCGTCCTGGCGACGGGCTTTTTCCTGCTGTGCAGCCAGACCACGGGGCTGCCGCAGCACCCGGACGGTATCGTCATCCTCACCAATGCCCTGATGGCTATCCCCTACGCCATGAAAGTGCTGGAAAACCCGATGCGCGACATGGCCGGGCGCTATTCGCGCCTGTGCCAGTCCCTCGGGCTCCACGGGCTACAGCGGCTCTGGTGGATAGAAATGCGCGCCCTGTCCCGGCCCCTGGCCCAGGCGCTGGCTTTTGCCTGCGTGTTGTCGATTGGCGATTTTGGCGTGGTGGCGCTGTTTGGCAGCGACGATTTCCGCACCCTGCCCTTCTGGCTGTACCAGCAAATGGGGGCCTATCGCGGCCAGCAGGGGGCGGTCACTGCGCTGATCCTGCTGCTGCTCTGTTTTCTGCTCTTTAGCCTGATTGAACGTTTTGGGGAGCGCCATGCTAACGCTGAATGA